In one Melopsittacus undulatus isolate bMelUnd1 chromosome 4, bMelUnd1.mat.Z, whole genome shotgun sequence genomic region, the following are encoded:
- the LSP1 gene encoding lymphocyte-specific protein 1 codes for MSDSEGCQEGAEGVDQVGDENLGDSERLTAQWSVEDEEEAARERRRREREKQLRSQAEEGLNGTISCSESSGPAQENHYDFKPSGSSELEEDEGFSDWSQKLEQRKQRSPRQSYEEEDSRVREAEVKLEQFQLDQESPEEIREENVVTGEEERLCQEEEQVQEQEEEERAEQEEKKRRRNEEEETTPEKRQKAPSPASLEEEELCPDHTLVCSTKLTDRTESLNRSIKKSNSIKKSQPPLPVSKIDDRLEQYTQAIETSTKAPKPVRQPVLDLPTTSMMVASTKSLWETGEVTAQSAVKSLPCKDIVAGDIVSKRSLWEQKGNPKPETNTKSTPSGKKYKFIATGHGQYKKVLIDDAAEK; via the exons GCTGACAGCACAGTGGAGTGTGGAAGATGAGGAAGAGGCGGCGAGAGAGCGGCGGCGGCgagagagggagaagcagctgaggTCCCAGGCAGAAGAGGGCTTGAATGGCACCATCTCCTGCTCAGAGAGCTCGGGTCCAGCACAGGAAAACCA ctatGACTTTAAGCCATCTGGATCTTCGGAGCTGGAGGAGGATGAGGGGTTCAGTGACTGGTCTCAGAAGCTTGAGCAGCGCAAACAGAG ATCCCCACGACAGTCATATGAAGAGGAGGACAGTCGTGTGAGGGAAGCTGAAGTCAAACTGGAGCAGTTCCAGCTGGATCAGGAAAGTCCAGAAGAGATCCGGGAAGAGAATGTGGTtactggggaggaagagagatTGTGCCAGGAGGAAGAACAGGTccaagagcaggaagaagaggagagagCTGAGCAAGAG gaaaagaagagaaggagaaatgaggaagaagaaacaacacCAGAAAAACGCCAGAAGGCCCCAAGCCCTGCTAGCttggaagaggaggagctgTGCCCTGACCACACTTTAGTCTGCTCCACTAAG CTCACGGACAGAACTGAGTCACTGAATCGCTCAATAAAGAAAAG TAACAGCATAAAGAAGAGTCAGCCTCCCCTCCCTGTGTCGAAGATCGATGACAGGCTGGAGCAGTACACACAGGCTATTGAG ACCTCCACAAAGGCTCCAAAACCTGTTCGGCAACCTGTTCTTGACCTTCCCACCACGAGCATGATGGTAGCCAGTACAAAAAGCCTATGGGAGACTGGAGAGGTCACAGCTCAGTCTGCTGTGAAATCCTTGCCCTGTAAG GATATTGTGGCTGGAGACATTGTGAGTAAAAGAAGCCTTTGGGAACAGAAGGGCAATCCCAAACCGGAGACCAATACCAAG TCCACTCCTTCTGGCAAAAAGTATAAATTCATCGCAACGGGCCACGGCCAGTACAAGAAGGTGTTGATAGATGACGCTGCAGAGAAATAG